The proteins below come from a single Stutzerimonas stutzeri RCH2 genomic window:
- a CDS encoding DUF962 domain-containing protein yields the protein MKTLTDHLAQYAAYHRDPRNLLTHFIGIPLIVLAVAVLLSRPGIDVAGLWLSPAALVSLAAALFYLRLDLRYGLLMGAVLLLSVWLGARLASATTALWLGVGLGLFVLGWVIQFVGHYFEGRKPAFVDDLTGLIIGPLFVAAELGFMLGLREPLRLAIEARVGPVRLRESAAHG from the coding sequence ATGAAAACCCTCACCGATCACCTGGCGCAGTACGCGGCCTATCATCGTGACCCGCGCAACCTGCTCACCCATTTCATCGGCATTCCGCTGATCGTGCTGGCGGTTGCCGTGTTGCTGTCGCGGCCTGGCATCGACGTGGCTGGACTATGGCTCAGCCCGGCCGCACTGGTCTCGCTCGCGGCGGCGCTGTTCTATCTACGTCTCGATCTGCGTTATGGCCTGCTGATGGGCGCGGTGTTGCTGCTGAGCGTATGGCTGGGCGCGCGCCTTGCCAGCGCGACGACGGCGTTGTGGCTGGGCGTTGGGCTGGGATTGTTCGTGCTCGGCTGGGTGATCCAGTTCGTCGGGCACTATTTCGAGGGGCGCAAGCCGGCCTTCGTCGATGACCTTACCGGACTGATCATCGGCCCGCTGTTCGTCGCGGCTGAACTCGGTTTCATGCTTGGCCTGCGCGAACCGTTGCGCCTCGCCATCGAAGCGCGCGTCGGTCCGGTGCGTCTGCGCGAGTCGGCCGCCCACGGCTGA
- a CDS encoding PaaI family thioesterase, producing the protein MSDQPYPAATLQQVESSLTGFFQDLGCRLREYGPERVVVELLLLPRHLNNASNLHGGVTATLLDVAMGLCGTWVAQPEQRRVATTLSMSVNFSAPAPVGSRIRAVAVCRSAGHKVFMASCDLLDEQDRLLAFGEGVYKRGKLRNELP; encoded by the coding sequence ATGTCAGATCAGCCCTATCCCGCCGCCACACTTCAGCAGGTTGAAAGCTCGTTGACCGGGTTCTTCCAGGACCTCGGCTGCCGCCTGAGGGAGTACGGCCCGGAGCGCGTGGTGGTCGAGCTGCTGTTGTTGCCGCGCCACCTGAACAACGCCAGCAACCTGCACGGCGGCGTCACGGCTACCCTGCTGGACGTGGCCATGGGCCTTTGCGGGACCTGGGTGGCACAGCCGGAGCAGCGCCGTGTGGCGACTACGCTGTCGATGAGCGTCAACTTCAGCGCACCGGCTCCGGTCGGCAGCCGCATCCGCGCCGTGGCCGTCTGTCGCTCCGCGGGCCACAAGGTATTTATGGCCAGTTGCGACCTGCTCGATGAACAGGATCGGTTGCTGGCGTTCGGTGAAGGCGTCTACAAGCGCGGCAAACTGCGCAACGAGCTGCCCTGA
- a CDS encoding 3-hydroxyacyl-CoA dehydrogenase, translating into MFERIGVVGAGAMGRGIAQLFAGAGKQVWLHDSRSESISDALRFNRELLERGVAKGRLSVAELDATLARMQAAPALADLSGCDLVIEAIVENLEIKQALFVELEALLAEDAVLATNTSSLSVTRIAAACRLPGRVAGFHFFNPVPLMKLVEVVRGERSDPQVIQRLVKLAEDAGHFPAITPDTPGFLVNHAGRAYSTEAQRILAEGIADAEQIDRILRDGPGFRMGPFELFDLTGLDISHAVMESVYQQFYQDPRYTPSYQAAQRVAAGLLGRKTGQGYYRYENGQQIRTPEPQFSPVRIERPFWLDSQDPALRSQLAALLQAAGAQLESGEVPSARAICLITPLGEDASSMIARLGLPAERSVALDQFCDFDRRRVLMRQPALAAAIEAQARQALGSDGVPVEVINDSPGFVSQRVVASIVNLGCEIAQKGIADPQTLDRAVTLALGYPKGPLGFAEHYGAARILAILQAMQGCYGGEARYRPSPWLRRRVQLSLPLTAADQPAALR; encoded by the coding sequence ATGTTTGAGCGTATCGGCGTCGTCGGCGCAGGGGCCATGGGTCGCGGGATCGCGCAACTGTTCGCCGGCGCCGGCAAGCAGGTGTGGCTGCACGATTCACGCAGTGAGTCGATCAGTGACGCGCTGCGCTTCAACCGCGAGCTGCTCGAACGTGGCGTGGCCAAGGGGCGGCTGAGCGTTGCCGAGCTGGACGCCACGCTTGCGCGCATGCAGGCGGCACCCGCGCTGGCCGATCTGTCCGGTTGCGATCTGGTGATCGAGGCGATCGTCGAGAATCTCGAGATCAAGCAGGCGTTGTTCGTCGAACTGGAAGCACTGCTCGCCGAGGACGCGGTCCTTGCCACCAATACCTCCTCGCTTTCGGTCACGCGTATTGCCGCTGCCTGTCGGCTTCCGGGGCGGGTGGCGGGTTTTCATTTCTTCAACCCGGTGCCGCTGATGAAGCTGGTCGAAGTGGTGCGCGGCGAGCGCAGCGATCCGCAGGTCATCCAGCGGCTGGTAAAGCTGGCCGAAGACGCCGGGCATTTTCCGGCGATCACCCCGGATACCCCCGGTTTCCTGGTCAATCACGCCGGTCGCGCCTACAGCACCGAGGCCCAGCGCATTCTCGCCGAGGGCATCGCCGATGCCGAGCAGATCGACCGCATCCTCCGCGACGGGCCGGGCTTTCGCATGGGGCCTTTCGAGCTGTTCGATCTCACCGGGCTGGATATTTCCCATGCGGTGATGGAGTCGGTGTACCAGCAGTTCTATCAGGATCCGCGCTATACGCCGTCGTATCAGGCGGCGCAGCGGGTTGCCGCAGGGTTGCTCGGACGCAAGACCGGGCAGGGCTACTACCGCTACGAGAACGGTCAGCAGATCCGTACGCCGGAGCCACAGTTCTCGCCGGTTCGCATCGAGCGGCCGTTCTGGTTGGACAGTCAGGATCCGGCGTTGCGTTCGCAGCTGGCAGCCTTGTTGCAAGCGGCCGGTGCGCAGCTTGAATCGGGCGAGGTGCCATCGGCGCGCGCCATTTGCCTGATCACTCCCTTGGGCGAGGATGCCAGCAGCATGATCGCCCGGCTTGGTTTGCCAGCGGAGCGCTCTGTCGCGCTCGACCAGTTCTGCGATTTCGACCGACGTCGGGTGCTGATGCGTCAGCCAGCGCTTGCTGCGGCGATTGAAGCGCAGGCACGGCAAGCGCTGGGTAGCGATGGTGTGCCGGTCGAGGTGATCAACGACTCGCCCGGCTTCGTCAGCCAGCGCGTGGTTGCGAGCATCGTCAATCTGGGCTGCGAGATCGCCCAGAAGGGCATCGCCGACCCTCAGACGCTGGACCGCGCGGTCACCCTGGCGCTGGGTTATCCGAAAGGCCCGCTGGGATTCGCCGAGCACTACGGTGCGGCGCGAATCCTTGCCATCCTGCAAGCCATGCAGGGCTGCTATGGCGGCGAGGCGCGTTACCGTCCTAGCCCCTGGTTGCGTCGACGCGTGCAGCTATCGCTGCCGCTGACCGCAGCCGATCAGCCCGCCGCGCTGCGCTGA
- a CDS encoding methyl-accepting chemotaxis protein — translation MSPAYRHPKLVAFHAALIIGLLLVHYWLAPPLAVTAILLLAAALWPWFSASLAANADAASADDTPRAFAELSKNLSRNTCHNALSAAQVAYSAEQLASRLQSQLQAVSEIANGAQAIAATEQDSAERARHTLDAAQAVRQRSDAGQAELQKAIERMQQLSAQTHASRELIDGLSARTEEIRRITDVIQSIASQTNLLALNAAIEAARAGEAGRGFAVVADEVRSLAARTSSATEEVGRMVGDIRQQSEAVVSYIQRQGSELDAAAEQIAATGEQLSGIAGLAGSVESQVEQITTGTADNHQRLTGQFVALDQLRADALDSEKQTRQLEQAAERLVAQAESASEQLAEVQLDDYHQAMFDLARQGAAAIAARFEADIAAGRVSLDDLFDRNYRAQPNTNPVKYQTRFDRYADEVLPAVQEPLLQQHSAMVYAIATTPEGYVPTHNRAFSQPPVGNPEIDRVKSRSKRLFNDRTGGRCGSHQRRVLLQTYSRDTGELMHDLSVPIMVNGRHWGGLRLGYRPEE, via the coding sequence ATGAGCCCCGCCTACCGCCATCCCAAGCTCGTGGCGTTCCACGCCGCGTTGATCATAGGTTTGTTGCTTGTGCATTACTGGCTGGCTCCGCCGCTGGCAGTGACGGCGATATTGTTGCTCGCCGCAGCGCTCTGGCCCTGGTTCAGTGCATCGCTGGCGGCGAATGCTGACGCAGCGAGCGCTGACGATACGCCGCGTGCCTTCGCCGAACTGAGCAAGAACCTCTCGCGCAACACCTGTCACAACGCCTTGTCGGCTGCCCAGGTCGCCTACAGCGCCGAGCAGCTGGCCAGTCGGCTGCAATCGCAACTGCAGGCCGTGAGCGAAATTGCCAACGGCGCGCAGGCCATCGCCGCTACCGAGCAGGACAGCGCAGAGCGCGCCCGCCATACGCTGGACGCTGCGCAGGCGGTACGCCAGCGCAGCGATGCCGGGCAGGCGGAGTTGCAGAAGGCGATCGAGCGCATGCAGCAGCTCAGTGCGCAGACCCACGCCAGCCGCGAGTTGATCGACGGGCTTTCGGCACGCACTGAAGAGATCCGCCGGATCACCGACGTGATCCAGTCCATTGCCAGTCAGACCAACCTGCTTGCCCTGAATGCGGCCATCGAGGCTGCGCGCGCCGGTGAGGCCGGGCGTGGTTTCGCCGTGGTCGCCGATGAGGTTCGCAGCCTGGCGGCGCGTACCTCCAGTGCTACCGAGGAAGTCGGTCGCATGGTGGGCGACATTCGTCAGCAGAGCGAGGCGGTAGTCAGCTATATCCAGCGCCAGGGCAGCGAGCTGGATGCCGCTGCCGAACAGATTGCCGCCACCGGCGAGCAGCTCAGTGGCATCGCCGGCCTGGCCGGCAGCGTCGAAAGCCAGGTCGAGCAGATCACCACCGGCACCGCCGACAACCATCAGCGCCTAACCGGTCAGTTCGTCGCCCTCGATCAGTTGCGCGCCGACGCGCTGGACAGCGAAAAGCAGACCCGGCAGCTCGAGCAGGCTGCGGAACGACTGGTGGCGCAGGCCGAGAGTGCCAGCGAACAGCTGGCCGAGGTGCAGCTCGACGACTACCACCAGGCGATGTTCGATCTGGCTCGCCAGGGGGCGGCAGCGATTGCCGCACGGTTCGAGGCGGATATTGCCGCCGGACGCGTCAGTCTCGATGACCTGTTCGATCGCAATTATCGGGCGCAGCCCAATACCAATCCGGTCAAATACCAGACCCGCTTCGACCGCTACGCCGACGAGGTGCTGCCGGCGGTTCAGGAGCCGCTGCTGCAGCAGCATTCGGCGATGGTCTATGCCATCGCCACCACGCCCGAAGGTTACGTGCCGACGCACAATCGTGCATTCAGCCAGCCGCCGGTGGGCAATCCGGAAATCGACCGGGTCAAGAGCCGCAGCAAGCGCCTGTTCAACGATCGCACCGGCGGGCGTTGTGGCAGTCATCAGCGCCGGGTATTGCTGCAGACCTACAGCCGCGATACCGGCGAGCTGATGCACGATCTGTCGGTACCGATCATGGTCAATGGTCGGCACTGGGGCGGGCTGCGACTGGGTTATCGACCCGAGGAATAG